A region from the Vibrio navarrensis genome encodes:
- a CDS encoding peptidoglycan DD-metalloendopeptidase family protein produces MSLFRTFQLVSLLGVVQLVGCAAHSPAPVSGLEKDYSSVERGSYRGSYYEVEKGDTLYFISYVTNKDVNDLIRYNNLSPPYTIFPGQKLKLWGPAYVAPTFGNLAEAAPVIVSAPVAPTKSAPVSPPETLKSSKNSIEKSEQKPLEVVKKDSSGKVEQSKSKEYVEPKGKENVIPTAKPAQPDNDKIAKWLWPTKGRVIKNFSAGEQGNKGIDIAGQRGQSIVSTAAGVVVYSGNALRGYGNLIIVKHNDNYLSAYAHNDRLLVTEGQSVAAGQKIATMGSSGAKSVRLHFEIRYQGKSVNPNRYLP; encoded by the coding sequence GTGAGCCTTTTTAGGACATTTCAATTAGTTAGTTTACTTGGTGTGGTGCAGTTAGTGGGCTGCGCAGCACACTCGCCTGCGCCCGTTTCAGGGTTAGAGAAAGACTATTCATCTGTAGAGCGCGGCAGCTATCGAGGCAGCTACTATGAAGTGGAAAAAGGGGACACGCTCTATTTCATTTCTTATGTCACAAATAAAGATGTAAATGATCTCATCCGTTACAACAACCTTTCGCCGCCGTACACCATCTTCCCAGGGCAAAAACTCAAACTTTGGGGGCCTGCATACGTTGCCCCCACATTTGGCAATCTGGCCGAAGCTGCACCAGTTATAGTTTCTGCGCCTGTTGCCCCGACGAAAAGCGCGCCAGTTTCTCCTCCTGAAACGTTAAAATCGAGTAAAAACTCTATCGAAAAAAGTGAGCAAAAGCCGCTTGAAGTGGTTAAAAAAGATTCATCTGGGAAGGTTGAACAATCCAAATCAAAGGAGTATGTTGAGCCTAAAGGTAAAGAAAATGTTATTCCAACAGCAAAACCAGCCCAACCAGATAATGACAAAATAGCCAAGTGGTTGTGGCCAACAAAAGGGAGAGTTATCAAGAATTTCTCTGCGGGAGAACAAGGAAACAAAGGGATTGATATTGCAGGACAGCGAGGTCAATCGATAGTCTCAACCGCAGCAGGAGTCGTAGTTTATTCAGGTAATGCGCTGCGTGGATACGGTAATCTGATTATCGTGAAACATAATGATAACTACTTAAGCGCTTACGCTCACAACGATCGGTTGCTAGTAACGGAAGGACAAAGTGTCGCTGCCGGGCAAAAAATCGCTACCATGGGTAGCTCTGGCGCCAAATCTGTACGCTTGCACTTTGAAATCCGCTACCAAGGTAAGTCGGTGAATCCAAATCGCTATTTACCTTAA
- the alaS gene encoding alanine--tRNA ligase has translation MYMSTDEVRNAFLKFFESKGHQIVESSSLVPHNDPTLLFTNAGMNQFKDCFLGLEKRAYTRATTAQRCVRAGGKHNDLENVGFTARHHTFFEMLGNFSFGDYFKEDAIAYAWEFLTEVLQLPKERLLVTVYETDDEAFDIWHQKVGVSADRIIRIGDKKGGKKFESDNFWQMGDTGPCGPCTEIFYDHGEHIWGGPPGSPEEDGDRFIEIWNNVFMQFNRHADGTMEPLPKPSVDTGMGIERISAIMQGVHSNYEIDVFQKLIKAAGEVIGYQDLSNQSLRVIADHIRSCAFLIVDGVMPSNEGRGYVLRRIIRRAVRHGNKLGAQGAFFHQLVGVLAEVMGTAGDELKKQQALVEKVLRIEEENFGRTLERGMSILNGALDALDGKVLDGETVFKLYDTYGFPADLTNDVAREHDFTIDEAGFEKAMEEQRQRAREAGQFGTDYNAKIKVDAQSEFCGYSTTHGVSDVVALFVEGEEAQALSAGDKAIVILQETPFYAESGGQCGDAGVLQTEAGLFRVEDTQKLANAIAHHGVMVEGVLAKGDQVNAQVDAERRAAISLNHSATHLLHAALRQVLGEHVAQKGSLVKAESLRFDFSHLEAVTPAELKEVERLVNAQIRRNHTIQTDIMDIEAAKQKGAMALFGEKYDDEVRVLSMGDFSTELCGGIHASNTGDIGLFKIISEGGIAAGIRRIEAVTGEGALDALDNQTRKYEEKLADAASKAKSLEKEIQQLKDKLASQASASLTDQVKQIAGVNVLVAKLDGADNKALRGMVDELKNQLGSGIIMLGNVADDKVGLIAGVTNDLTSKVKAGELVNMVAQQVGGKGGGRPDMAQAGGTDAGALPAALESVDAWLAERL, from the coding sequence ATGTACATGAGCACTGATGAGGTTCGCAATGCGTTCCTCAAGTTCTTTGAAAGCAAAGGACACCAAATCGTAGAAAGTTCATCGTTAGTACCGCATAACGACCCAACCCTGCTGTTCACTAACGCGGGCATGAACCAATTTAAAGATTGTTTCTTAGGTTTAGAAAAACGCGCCTACACACGAGCGACTACGGCCCAACGCTGTGTACGTGCTGGTGGTAAACACAACGACCTAGAAAACGTCGGTTTTACTGCTCGTCACCATACATTTTTCGAAATGCTAGGTAACTTTAGCTTTGGTGACTACTTCAAAGAAGACGCGATTGCTTATGCATGGGAATTTTTGACTGAAGTTCTGCAGCTTCCCAAAGAACGCCTCCTCGTTACTGTGTACGAAACGGACGACGAAGCCTTTGACATTTGGCATCAAAAAGTGGGTGTATCGGCCGATCGCATCATCCGTATCGGTGACAAGAAAGGTGGCAAGAAGTTTGAGTCAGACAACTTCTGGCAAATGGGCGATACTGGCCCATGCGGTCCATGTACAGAGATCTTCTACGATCACGGCGAACACATTTGGGGTGGTCCTCCAGGTTCTCCAGAAGAAGATGGCGACCGTTTCATCGAAATCTGGAACAACGTTTTCATGCAGTTCAACCGTCATGCCGATGGCACAATGGAGCCGTTACCTAAGCCATCAGTGGATACGGGAATGGGGATCGAGCGTATTTCGGCCATCATGCAGGGCGTACACTCAAACTACGAAATCGATGTGTTCCAAAAGCTTATCAAAGCGGCGGGAGAGGTTATTGGTTACCAAGACCTTTCGAACCAATCTTTGCGCGTGATTGCAGACCACATCCGTTCGTGTGCCTTCCTGATTGTTGATGGTGTAATGCCCTCTAACGAAGGTCGTGGTTATGTGCTACGTCGTATTATCCGTCGTGCGGTTCGCCACGGTAACAAATTGGGCGCACAAGGTGCATTCTTCCATCAATTAGTCGGTGTTCTGGCTGAGGTGATGGGAACGGCTGGCGACGAGCTCAAAAAACAGCAAGCGTTAGTGGAAAAAGTACTGCGTATTGAAGAAGAGAACTTTGGTCGTACGCTTGAGCGTGGTATGTCGATCCTTAACGGCGCGCTTGATGCTCTTGATGGCAAAGTGCTTGACGGCGAAACCGTGTTTAAACTTTATGACACTTATGGTTTCCCAGCCGATCTGACTAACGATGTAGCACGAGAGCACGACTTCACCATCGATGAAGCTGGCTTTGAAAAAGCGATGGAAGAGCAGCGTCAACGCGCACGTGAAGCGGGGCAGTTTGGCACCGATTACAATGCGAAAATCAAAGTTGACGCCCAGTCTGAGTTTTGTGGCTACTCGACAACTCATGGCGTGAGCGACGTGGTTGCTCTGTTTGTCGAAGGTGAAGAAGCGCAGGCGCTTTCCGCGGGTGACAAAGCGATCGTGATTTTACAAGAAACGCCTTTCTACGCAGAGTCTGGTGGCCAGTGCGGCGATGCAGGCGTGCTGCAAACTGAAGCGGGTCTATTCCGTGTGGAAGACACGCAGAAGCTGGCGAACGCGATTGCTCACCACGGTGTAATGGTTGAAGGTGTTTTGGCGAAAGGCGATCAAGTTAACGCGCAAGTAGACGCAGAGCGTCGTGCGGCTATCTCCCTCAACCACTCGGCCACTCACCTGTTGCACGCGGCGCTTCGTCAAGTGTTAGGTGAGCACGTAGCGCAAAAAGGCTCGCTGGTTAAAGCGGAAAGCTTACGTTTTGACTTCTCTCACTTAGAAGCGGTGACGCCTGCTGAGCTCAAAGAAGTGGAGCGTTTAGTGAATGCCCAGATCCGTCGTAACCACACCATCCAAACCGATATCATGGATATTGAAGCGGCGAAGCAGAAAGGGGCGATGGCGCTGTTTGGTGAGAAGTACGACGACGAAGTGCGTGTGCTCTCTATGGGTGATTTCTCAACTGAACTGTGTGGTGGTATCCACGCATCGAACACAGGCGATATTGGTCTGTTTAAAATCATCTCTGAAGGTGGTATTGCTGCGGGTATCCGCCGCATTGAAGCGGTGACGGGTGAAGGTGCGCTGGACGCATTAGACAATCAAACGCGTAAATACGAAGAGAAATTGGCTGATGCGGCTAGCAAAGCCAAATCCCTAGAGAAAGAGATTCAGCAGCTCAAAGATAAACTGGCTTCACAAGCCAGTGCCAGTTTGACCGATCAAGTCAAGCAAATCGCAGGCGTAAACGTGCTTGTCGCCAAGCTTGATGGCGCAGATAACAAAGCGCTACGCGGTATGGTGGATGAACTGAAAAACCAGCTTGGCAGTGGCATCATCATGCTTGGCAATGTGGCGGACGATAAAGTGGGCCTTATCGCTGGCGTTACCAACGATTTAACCAGCAAAGTGAAAGCGGGCGAGTTGGTCAACATGGTGGCTCAACAAGTCGGCGGTAAAGGTGGTGGTCGCCCTGACATGGCGCAGGCTGGCGGCACTGATGCAGGAGCCTTGCCAGCTGCATTAGAGTCTGTTGACGCTTGGCTGGCTGAGCGTCTGTAA
- a CDS encoding protein-L-isoaspartate(D-aspartate) O-methyltransferase, translating to MSNPHAGRLVQFLVAQGIQDQAVLEAVHRIPRENFVSQAMMHQAYDNNALPIGQGQTISQPYIVAKMTELLRLKRDSKVLEIGTGSGYQTAVLALLVDHVYSVERIKALQWEAKRRLKQLDIYNISTKHGDGWQGWESKGPFDAIIVTAAAENVPHALIEQLAQGGRLVIPVGTEEQLLLCIERRGDQITSSVIESVNFVPLVAGELA from the coding sequence ATGAGTAATCCACACGCAGGTCGTTTGGTGCAGTTTCTTGTTGCCCAAGGTATCCAAGATCAAGCGGTATTGGAGGCGGTTCATCGTATCCCAAGGGAAAATTTTGTCTCTCAGGCAATGATGCATCAGGCCTATGACAACAACGCATTGCCGATTGGACAAGGTCAGACCATTTCTCAGCCTTACATTGTGGCAAAGATGACCGAGCTTTTACGCCTCAAAAGGGACAGTAAAGTGCTGGAGATCGGAACGGGTTCGGGTTATCAAACCGCCGTGCTGGCGCTACTGGTGGATCATGTCTACTCTGTTGAGCGAATTAAAGCGCTGCAATGGGAAGCGAAGCGCCGACTTAAGCAGTTGGATATCTATAATATCTCCACCAAACATGGTGATGGCTGGCAGGGCTGGGAAAGTAAAGGCCCATTTGATGCCATTATTGTTACGGCGGCGGCGGAAAATGTGCCACATGCCTTAATAGAGCAATTAGCACAAGGGGGGCGACTGGTGATCCCTGTGGGTACCGAAGAGCAGCTGCTGCTGTGCATTGAACGCCGTGGTGATCAAATTACCTCTAGCGTGATTGAAAGCGTCAACTTTGTTCCCTTAGTCGCTGGCGAACTGGCGTAG
- the surE gene encoding 5'/3'-nucleotidase SurE has protein sequence MDEKQNKPLRILLSNDDGVFAEGINALADELREIAQVIVVAPDRNRSGASNSLTLEQPLRVNRIGDDVYSVQGTPTDCVHFALNELLKDDLPDLVLSGINHGANLGDDVLYSGTVAAAMEGHFLGVQSIAFSLVGKHHFSSAAKIARQLVEQHLTSPIPTNRLLNVNIPDRPFEQLQQIEVTRLGARHHAENMIKQQDPRGHTIYWLGPPGKEQDAGMGTDFFAIEQDVVSITPLQVDLTAHESLRAMDDWLKDASHE, from the coding sequence ATGGATGAAAAGCAGAATAAACCGTTACGGATTCTACTGAGCAATGACGATGGCGTGTTTGCCGAGGGGATTAACGCGTTAGCCGATGAATTGCGTGAGATAGCACAGGTGATTGTTGTGGCACCAGATAGAAACCGCTCTGGCGCGTCAAACTCTTTGACGTTAGAGCAACCATTACGTGTTAATCGCATTGGTGACGATGTTTATTCTGTGCAGGGCACACCGACCGATTGTGTGCACTTTGCGCTCAATGAGTTGCTAAAAGATGATTTGCCGGATCTGGTACTGAGCGGGATCAATCACGGTGCAAATCTAGGCGATGACGTGCTCTATTCTGGTACTGTGGCGGCGGCAATGGAGGGACATTTTCTCGGTGTTCAGTCCATCGCTTTTTCTCTGGTCGGCAAGCACCATTTTTCCAGCGCAGCTAAAATAGCGCGTCAGTTGGTTGAGCAACATTTAACTAGCCCGATTCCAACCAATCGTCTGTTGAACGTCAACATTCCTGATCGGCCATTTGAGCAGTTGCAGCAAATTGAAGTCACCCGATTAGGCGCTCGTCATCACGCTGAAAACATGATTAAACAACAAGATCCTCGCGGTCACACGATTTATTGGCTCGGCCCTCCAGGGAAAGAGCAAGATGCGGGTATGGGTACCGATTTCTTTGCGATTGAGCAAGATGTCGTGTCGATTACGCCTTTGCAAGTGGATCTGACCGCGCATGAGTCGCTACGGGCGATGGACGATTGGTTAAAGGATGCAAGCCATGAGTAA
- the truD gene encoding tRNA pseudouridine(13) synthase TruD → MTDILASLAYLAGKPTAQAKIKAKPEHFQVKEDLGFSFTGEGEHLMVHIRKTGENTSFVANELAKVCGVPSQNVSWAGLKDRHAVTEQWLSVHLPTGGIPNFAAFLAQYPSIEILAVTRHNKKLRPGDLVGNEFVVTLSEVTDVADVERRLERIQQVGVPNYFGSQRFGRDGNNLDEARRWGRENVRTRNQNKRSMYLSTARSWIFNRIVSDRLQQGIFDHVIEGDVVLSQAGQETIDAAALPQAQARFERGEVMISAALAGDNALPTQASALALEQPILDEETDLMALIRGNRMRHDRRAISLKPQNLTWSVVGDEITLRFALDAGSFATSIVRELVQEIAFEREYQ, encoded by the coding sequence ATGACAGATATCCTCGCTTCTTTGGCATACCTCGCGGGTAAGCCGACGGCACAAGCCAAAATCAAAGCCAAACCTGAGCACTTTCAAGTCAAAGAGGATTTGGGTTTTTCCTTCACCGGTGAAGGTGAGCATCTGATGGTGCATATCCGAAAAACGGGGGAAAACACCAGTTTTGTCGCCAATGAGTTGGCAAAGGTGTGCGGGGTACCATCGCAAAACGTTAGTTGGGCTGGCCTTAAAGATCGCCATGCCGTGACAGAGCAATGGTTGAGTGTCCATCTGCCTACTGGCGGCATTCCCAACTTTGCAGCCTTCCTCGCTCAGTATCCGAGCATCGAAATTTTGGCCGTGACTCGTCACAATAAGAAGCTTCGCCCAGGCGATTTGGTCGGCAACGAGTTTGTGGTGACCTTAAGCGAAGTGACGGATGTGGCGGATGTAGAACGTCGTTTAGAGCGCATCCAACAGGTTGGTGTACCAAACTATTTTGGTAGCCAGCGCTTTGGTCGCGATGGCAATAATCTTGATGAGGCTCGCCGCTGGGGGAGAGAAAATGTGCGCACTCGCAACCAAAATAAACGCAGCATGTACTTATCGACAGCACGCTCGTGGATTTTCAATCGCATCGTGTCCGATCGCTTGCAGCAAGGGATCTTTGACCATGTGATCGAAGGGGATGTTGTCTTGTCTCAAGCGGGGCAAGAAACGATCGATGCAGCGGCTTTGCCTCAGGCTCAAGCGCGCTTTGAACGTGGAGAGGTGATGATTAGTGCGGCCTTAGCGGGCGACAACGCACTGCCCACACAAGCTTCGGCGCTGGCACTAGAGCAGCCGATACTGGATGAAGAAACGGATTTGATGGCGTTGATTCGCGGCAATCGCATGCGCCATGACCGACGAGCCATAAGCTTGAAACCACAAAACCTCACTTGGTCAGTGGTAGGAGATGAGATAACGCTGCGTTTTGCACTGGATGCAGGCTCCTTTGCGACTTCGATTGTGCGTGAATTAGTGCAGGAAATAGCGTTCGAAAGAGAGTACCAATAA
- the recA gene encoding recombinase RecA: MDENKQKALAAALGQIEKQFGKGSIMRLGDNRAMDVETISTGSLSLDIALGAGGLPMGRIVEIFGPESSGKTTLTLELIAAAQREGKTCAFIDAEHALDPVYAKKLGVNIDQLLVSQPDTGEQALEICDALARSGAVDVIVVDSVAALTPKAEIEGEMGDSHMGLQARMLSQAMRKLTGNLKQSNCMCIFINQIRMKIGVMFGNPETTTGGNALKFYASVRLDIRRTGSIKEGDEVVGNETRIKVVKNKIAAPFKEANTQIMYGQGFNREGELIDLGVKCKLIEKSGAWYSYNGDKIGQGKANACKYLKEHVDVAKVLDTKLREMLLSATPLEGAELADEAPEQEEEF; this comes from the coding sequence ATGGACGAGAATAAACAAAAAGCGCTCGCCGCTGCGCTAGGTCAGATCGAAAAGCAGTTTGGTAAAGGCTCTATCATGCGCTTAGGCGACAACCGTGCGATGGATGTCGAAACGATTTCTACGGGCTCTCTTTCTCTGGACATCGCACTAGGCGCTGGCGGCCTGCCAATGGGTCGTATTGTCGAAATCTTTGGCCCAGAATCATCCGGTAAAACCACATTAACACTTGAGCTGATTGCCGCTGCGCAACGTGAAGGTAAAACCTGTGCTTTCATCGATGCGGAACACGCGCTCGACCCTGTTTATGCGAAAAAACTGGGTGTTAACATTGACCAGCTGCTGGTCTCTCAGCCTGACACGGGCGAGCAAGCGCTGGAAATCTGTGACGCTTTGGCACGCTCTGGTGCAGTCGACGTGATTGTTGTTGACTCCGTTGCTGCCTTGACACCAAAAGCCGAGATCGAAGGTGAGATGGGCGATTCGCACATGGGGCTACAGGCTCGTATGCTCTCTCAAGCGATGCGTAAACTCACTGGCAACCTTAAGCAATCTAACTGTATGTGTATCTTCATCAACCAGATCCGTATGAAGATCGGTGTGATGTTTGGTAACCCAGAGACCACAACGGGTGGTAACGCGCTGAAATTCTACGCTTCTGTTCGTTTGGATATCCGTCGTACGGGGTCTATCAAAGAAGGCGACGAAGTGGTGGGTAACGAAACGCGTATCAAAGTAGTGAAAAACAAGATCGCGGCGCCATTTAAAGAAGCCAATACTCAGATTATGTATGGTCAAGGCTTTAACCGTGAAGGTGAGCTGATTGATCTCGGCGTGAAATGTAAGCTGATCGAGAAATCAGGCGCTTGGTACAGCTATAACGGCGATAAGATCGGCCAAGGTAAAGCAAATGCCTGTAAGTATCTGAAAGAACACGTTGATGTGGCGAAAGTATTGGATACCAAACTGCGTGAAATGCTGCTCTCTGCCACCCCGCTAGAAGGCGCGGAACTGGCAGATGAAGCGCCAGAGCAAGAAGAAGAGTTTTAA
- the recX gene encoding recombination regulator RecX: MYSHYSTAQTCKEAAIQLLSRRDHGQYELRQKLIAKGYASEEADTVIAFCVEHGYLDELRFAESQIRQHVAKGHGERRIRQELTQKRVADVIIEQALLNEPQDWFELAKQTAWKKFKGQQASDQKAYAKQVRFLQYRGFSFEQISYALSEEE, from the coding sequence ATGTATTCCCATTATTCGACGGCGCAAACGTGCAAAGAGGCAGCGATTCAACTCCTGAGTCGGCGCGACCATGGTCAATATGAGTTAAGGCAGAAGCTGATCGCCAAAGGTTACGCCAGTGAAGAAGCCGATACAGTAATTGCTTTCTGTGTTGAACATGGTTACTTGGATGAGCTGCGCTTTGCCGAGAGTCAAATCCGTCAGCATGTCGCAAAAGGGCACGGGGAGCGTCGAATTCGCCAAGAGCTGACGCAAAAACGCGTCGCTGATGTCATCATTGAACAAGCGTTGCTCAATGAACCTCAAGATTGGTTTGAATTAGCAAAACAGACCGCATGGAAAAAGTTTAAAGGCCAGCAGGCGAGTGATCAAAAAGCCTATGCCAAACAAGTACGCTTTCTTCAATATCGAGGCTTTTCCTTTGAGCAAATCAGCTATGCACTTTCTGAGGAAGAGTAA
- the mutS gene encoding DNA mismatch repair protein MutS yields MKAEQQHTPMMQQYLKLKAENPEILLFYRMGDFYELFYDDAKRASQLLDISLTKRGASAGEPIPMAGVPFHAVEGYLAKLVQLGESVAICEQIGDPATSKGPVERKVVRIVTPGTVTDEALLSERLDNLIAAIYCHNGKFGYATLDVTSGRFQLSEPQSEEAMAAELQRTSPRELLFPEDFEPVHLMANRKGNRRRPVWEFELDTAKQQLNQQFATRDLVGFGVEHAKLGLCAAGCLIQYVKDTQRTALPHIRSLTYDRQDHSVILDAATRRNLELTQNLAGGTENTLSSVLDHCATPMGSRMLKRWIHQPMRDLDTLNARLDAIGEIKEQACFAELQPIFKQIGDIERILARLALRSARPRDMARLRHAMQQLPDLESELANLTHPHLRQLSQDAAPIDDVCLLLEQAIKENPPVVIREGGVIASGYNAELDEWRNLADGATEYLEQLEAEERDRHGIDTLKVGYNNVHGFYIQVSRGQSHLVPPHYVRRQTLKNAERYIIPALKEHEDKVLNSRSKALALEKQLWEELFDLLMPHLERLQSLASAIAQLDVLQNLAERADTLDYCRPSLTKEAGIYISAGRHPVVEQVSSEPFIANPIELHAQRKMLIITGPNMGGKSTYMRQTALIALMAHIGSYVPAQSATIGSVDRIFTRIGASDDLASGRSTFMVEMTETANILHNATQNSLVLMDEIGRGTSTYDGLSLAWASAQWLATQIGALTLFATHYFELTELPNQLPHLANVHLDAVEHGDSIAFMHAVQEGAASKSYGLAVAGLAGVPKTVIKNARQKLSQLEQLSKGDVTARPAMVDVANQLSLIPEPSEVEQALASIDPDDLTQSA; encoded by the coding sequence GTGAAAGCCGAACAACAACACACGCCAATGATGCAGCAATATCTCAAGCTGAAAGCTGAGAATCCGGAGATCTTGCTGTTTTACCGTATGGGGGACTTCTATGAGTTGTTTTACGACGACGCGAAGCGTGCTTCCCAACTGTTAGACATCTCGTTGACCAAACGAGGCGCTTCAGCCGGTGAGCCCATTCCAATGGCAGGCGTGCCATTTCATGCGGTTGAAGGGTATCTCGCTAAGCTGGTGCAATTGGGTGAATCCGTCGCCATCTGTGAGCAGATTGGCGATCCTGCCACCAGCAAAGGGCCTGTTGAACGCAAAGTGGTGCGCATTGTCACGCCCGGAACTGTGACCGACGAAGCGCTGCTGTCTGAACGTCTCGATAACCTTATCGCCGCTATTTACTGCCACAATGGCAAATTTGGCTATGCCACTTTGGATGTCACTTCGGGCCGTTTTCAGCTCTCAGAACCGCAAAGCGAAGAAGCGATGGCGGCTGAGTTACAGCGCACTTCACCGCGGGAATTACTCTTTCCGGAAGATTTCGAACCTGTGCATTTAATGGCCAACCGGAAAGGCAATCGCCGCCGCCCGGTTTGGGAGTTCGAGCTAGATACCGCTAAACAGCAGCTCAATCAACAATTTGCCACGCGTGATTTAGTCGGCTTTGGGGTTGAACATGCCAAGCTCGGCCTTTGTGCGGCGGGTTGTTTGATCCAGTACGTCAAAGATACCCAGCGCACCGCTCTGCCGCATATCCGCTCGCTCACTTACGATCGCCAAGATCATTCCGTGATTTTAGACGCCGCCACGCGCCGCAATCTGGAGCTGACGCAGAATCTCGCGGGAGGCACGGAAAATACCCTGTCGTCGGTGTTGGATCACTGTGCAACGCCTATGGGCAGCCGCATGCTCAAACGCTGGATCCATCAACCCATGCGTGATCTCGATACGCTCAACGCACGTTTAGACGCCATCGGTGAGATCAAAGAGCAAGCATGCTTTGCCGAACTCCAACCTATTTTCAAACAAATCGGCGACATTGAACGTATTCTCGCCCGCTTAGCACTGCGCTCAGCGCGCCCTCGAGACATGGCAAGGCTACGACATGCAATGCAGCAACTGCCTGATTTGGAGAGCGAGCTAGCCAACCTAACTCATCCTCATTTACGTCAGTTGAGCCAAGATGCGGCTCCAATCGACGACGTTTGCCTCCTTCTTGAACAGGCGATCAAAGAGAATCCGCCAGTGGTGATCCGCGAAGGCGGGGTGATAGCCAGCGGCTACAATGCTGAACTGGATGAATGGCGCAACCTTGCCGATGGCGCAACCGAATACTTGGAGCAGCTTGAAGCCGAAGAGCGCGATCGTCACGGCATCGACACCCTCAAAGTTGGCTACAACAATGTGCATGGCTTTTACATTCAGGTCAGCCGCGGCCAAAGCCATTTAGTCCCACCTCATTACGTACGCCGACAAACGCTAAAAAATGCCGAGCGCTATATTATTCCGGCATTGAAAGAACACGAAGACAAGGTACTCAATTCCAGATCCAAAGCGTTGGCACTGGAAAAGCAACTTTGGGAAGAACTGTTTGACCTGCTGATGCCGCATCTTGAGCGTCTGCAAAGTTTGGCCAGTGCGATTGCCCAGCTTGATGTGCTGCAAAATCTCGCAGAGCGGGCAGACACGCTCGACTACTGTCGCCCCAGTTTGACCAAAGAAGCAGGCATCTACATTTCTGCTGGTCGCCATCCGGTGGTTGAGCAAGTGAGCAGTGAACCTTTTATTGCCAACCCCATTGAGCTGCATGCCCAGCGCAAAATGCTGATCATCACGGGACCAAACATGGGTGGTAAATCGACCTATATGCGCCAAACCGCGCTAATTGCGCTTATGGCACACATTGGCTCTTACGTCCCGGCACAATCCGCAACCATCGGCTCAGTGGATCGCATTTTCACCCGCATCGGCGCTTCTGATGATCTGGCGTCTGGCCGTTCGACTTTCATGGTCGAGATGACAGAAACCGCTAATATTTTGCACAACGCAACACAAAATAGCTTGGTACTGATGGATGAAATTGGTCGCGGCACCAGCACTTACGATGGTCTTTCCCTTGCGTGGGCCAGTGCGCAGTGGCTAGCGACTCAGATTGGCGCTCTCACTCTGTTTGCTACGCACTATTTTGAATTGACCGAACTCCCCAACCAACTGCCCCACTTGGCCAATGTGCATTTGGACGCGGTAGAGCATGGCGATAGTATTGCCTTTATGCATGCTGTGCAGGAAGGCGCTGCCAGCAAATCTTACGGCTTAGCGGTAGCGGGGCTCGCTGGCGTACCTAAAACGGTGATCAAAAATGCGCGGCAGAAACTGTCTCAATTAGAGCAGTTGAGCAAAGGTGATGTCACGGCAAGACCAGCTATGGTGGATGTAGCCAATCAGCTTAGCTTGATACCTGAGCCAAGCGAAGTGGAACAAGCACTGGCGAGTATTGATCCTGATGATCTCACGCAATCTGCGTAG
- the pncC gene encoding nicotinamide-nucleotide amidase: MTVSITALSGQLGEQLKQHKQILATAESCTGGGVASAITDIAGSSGWFDRAFVTYSNDAKMEMLGVSAESLEQHGAVSEEVVEEMAKGALNHSCATIAIAISGIAGPDGGTAIKPVGTVCFAWLDKSGWLRKETCLFSGDRAAIRQAAVLHALQVVSDYLTTK, translated from the coding sequence ATGACGGTTTCTATCACAGCACTTTCGGGCCAACTTGGCGAACAACTCAAACAGCACAAACAGATCCTAGCGACCGCAGAGTCGTGTACTGGCGGCGGTGTCGCGAGTGCGATAACTGACATTGCCGGCAGTTCTGGTTGGTTTGATCGGGCGTTTGTCACCTACAGCAATGACGCGAAAATGGAAATGCTGGGGGTGAGCGCTGAGAGCTTAGAGCAGCATGGCGCAGTCAGTGAGGAAGTTGTCGAAGAAATGGCGAAAGGGGCATTAAACCACTCCTGCGCGACGATAGCGATAGCGATCAGCGGCATTGCTGGGCCAGACGGTGGTACGGCGATTAAACCTGTCGGCACAGTGTGTTTTGCTTGGTTGGATAAAAGTGGCTGGCTGAGAAAAGAAACTTGTCTTTTCTCCGGCGACAGAGCCGCTATCCGTCAGGCGGCGGTTTTGCACGCCCTGCAAGTGGTGAGCGATTATCTGACCACCAAATAG